The DNA sequence GACGAGCAAGAAGGTCAGCCGTGTCGGCAGCATGGTCGCCGATCTCGTCACACAACAGCCGACCATCGCCAAAGTGGACCTCGATGCCATCATGAAGATCGGCACCTTGACCCTTCAACCCTATAACCGCTCCGTGCCGGACATCACCATCACGGCCATACAGGTCACCACCGATGCCACGCCGCAGGTCCTGGTGGTGTGGTCGCGCAAGGTGGTCAACGGTGTGAACGGCGTCGGGGCCACCGCCGGCACCGCCACCACGGTTCCGGCAAGCCTCAGGGTCCCCGGAACCTTCCTCGTCCGCGTCGACAGCACCCTGGCCTATAAGCCGATCATCAGCTGGACGACCGACAGCCAACAGAAGCTCGGGTTTGTCGAGACGCTCGCCAAAGGCATGACGAT is a window from the Mesorhizobium australicum WSM2073 genome containing:
- a CDS encoding TadE/TadG family type IV pilus assembly protein; the protein is MMRAGAHQGIAGPWGKSMLWGKSIRFWSNRRGVAAVEFALIAPILLVMYFMTMEASQAIETSKKVSRVGSMVADLVTQQPTIAKVDLDAIMKIGTLTLQPYNRSVPDITITAIQVTTDATPQVLVVWSRKVVNGVNGVGATAGTATTVPASLRVPGTFLVRVDSTLAYKPIISWTTDSQQKLGFVETLAKGMTMGETYYLRPRRSVTIPCSDC